One segment of Sesamum indicum cultivar Zhongzhi No. 13 linkage group LG4, S_indicum_v1.0, whole genome shotgun sequence DNA contains the following:
- the LOC105160151 gene encoding uncharacterized protein LOC105160151, which yields MGRQIESLNKQIDELKKRGEIVSHNKNSPFSNDILVQTVEPGFRVPDLQRYDGMKDSQEHVAAFEMVMNLYRQPGPIMAKLFATTLTGKAQEWFTNLPRGSIESYEQLVQKFNFHFASKKKQKRSATHLFNIRQREEESLKNFMGRFNNETLEVQELRIDMIVSIFIHGLRKGPFTSALARDPLGDVEQLMALAQKYIDEEEVNAMMDSERREREHTYRFHRERGHNTEECFQPTDEIERLVRQGYFQDRIPQNCKISKETRRSRSRSRDRNPGPSKMKKVPPSGNNAPTKGVIYTIVGGSSSGDSSRTRKRCSRTMSSGRGREFVLKVEEEEAISFDSSDKPEESGDMNDPMVIRLDITNFTIHKVLVDNGSSADIIFESVVDKMGLENARLEPVKTPLVSFGGSEVTSFGTIKLPVCMGDEPKRKTLMVKFLVVDTPFSYNVILGRPSLNSFRAVISTYHMKMKFPIEHGIGEVSCDRKEAKKCYKLSLKGESEQKKRKIKEDAEPRPYEAEHLKPSGEYKVVQLVPEEPDKTTRIGANMDREMAMIDFLRKNIDVFAWNPSNFTGIDPEVIVHRLNIDLGARPVQ from the exons ATGGGAAGACAGATAGAGAGCTTGAACAAACAAATCGATGAGTTGAAGAAACGAGGAGAGATAGTCTCACACAACAAGAATTCCCCTTTCAGTAATGACATTTTGGTTCAAACGGTCGAACCGGGTTTTAGAGTACCTGATTTGCAGAGGTACGATGGAATGAAGGATTCGCAGGAGCATGTGGCTGCATTTGAAATGGTGATGAACTTATACAGACAACCGGGTCCTATCATGGCAAAATTGTTCGCAACTACGCTCACGGGAAAGGCACAAGAATGGTTCACAAATTTGCCCCGGGGAAGCATTGAATCTTATGAACAGCTGGTAcaaaagttcaattttcattttgcgagcaaaaagaaacagaagaggTCGGCAACCCATCTGTTCAACATCCGACAGAGGGAAGAGGAGTCCTTGAAGAACTTCATGGGGAGGTTCAATAATGAGACGTTGGAGGTGCAAGAATTGAGGATTGACATGATCGTAAGTATTTTCATTCACGGGTTGAGGAAAGGTCCCTTCACATCTGCGCTCGCACGCGACCCTTTGGGGGATGTTGAGCAGTTAATGGCTTTAGCTCAGAAGTACATAGACGAGGAAGAGGTGAACGCGATGATGGATTCTGAACGAAGAGAGCGCGAACACACGTACAG ATTTCATCGTGAGAGGGGGCACAACACGGAGGAATGTTTCCAACCTACGGACGAGATTGAGAGGTTGGTTAGACAGGGATACTTCCAGGATCGAATTCCCCAAAACTGCAAGATTAGTAAGGAGACGAGGAGGAGTAGGTCGAGAAGCCGGGATCGAAATCCTGGCccttcaaaaatgaaaaaagtcCCACCTAGCGGGAACAATGCACCAACCAAAGGGGTGATCTACACCATTGTAGGGGGCTCGAGTTCGGGTGATTCGAGCAGGACCAGGAAGAGATGTTCTAGAACCATGAGCTCGGGCAGAGGAAGAGAGTTCGTGCTAAAAGTTGAAGAGGAAGAAGCCATTTCCTTTGACAGCTCAGACAAGCCAGAAGAAAGCGGAGATATGAATGATCCAATGGTCATCCGGTTGGACATAACAAATTTCACTATTCACAAGGTGTTGGTAGACAATGGCAGTTCCGCGGACATCATCTTCGAAAGCGTGGTTGACAAGATGGGTCTAGAGAATGCTCGGTTGGAACCGGTGAAGACTCCACTGGTCAGTTTTGGGGGGAGCGAAGTAACCTCTTTTGGAACGATCAAGCTGCCCGTGTGCATGGGAGATGAGCCTAAGAGAAAAACCTTGATGGTTAAATTTCTGGTAGTAGATACTCCGTTCTCTTACAACGTTATCCTGGGTAGACCGAGCCTGAATTCATTCCGAGCAGTCATTTCCACTTATCacatgaagatgaagttccccATAGAGCACGGGATTGGAGAGGTGTCATGCGACCGAAAGGAGGCTAAAAAATGCTACAAGTTATCACTGAAAGGGGAGTCCGAacagaagaaaaggaagatcAAGGAAGATGCTGAACCTCGACCCTATGAGGCAGAACACTTGAAGCCCAGCGGTGAATATAAGGTTGTGCAGCTCGTGCCTGAAGAACCCGACAAAACTACCAGAATTGGGGCGAACATGGATAGAGAGATGGCCATGATAGATTTTTTGAGAAAGAACATAGACGTGTTCGCGTGGAATCCTTCGAATTTTACAGGGATCGACCCAGAGGTCATTGTGCATCGTTTGAACATCGACCTGGGGGCCCGACCTGTACAATAG